TATTAATAAGAAATCGAAGGTCATGCAAAAAAGCCAGTCTGCGATTTCTACATTTGTACAGGACAGCTTTTCAGGAATCCGCGTAGTGAAGTTTTTTGCTAAAGAAAAATACATCGAGAAAAACTATGGCATCAAAGTAACGGATTATCAGGACAAAGCTTTGGATTTAGCCAAAACAGAAGCATATTTCTTTACCATTATTCTATTTGTAATCGGGCTTTTGAATGTTGCTGTGATCTGGATTGGAGGACAGAAATATATTGCAGGAGAACTGAGCGTGGGTAAAATTGCAGACTTCTTTATGTACATCAACATCCTGATATGGCCATTCTCTTTGGTAGGTTGGGTAACTTCAGTTAACCAGAGGGCTGAAGCCTCAATGCAGAGGATCAATGAATTTATGGATAAAAAATCAGAGATTGTAAATACCAACTTTGAGACTTATCCAATTAAAGGGGATATTGAATTCAGAAATGTGACTTATGTTTATCCCAATACAGGAATCACAGCGCTTGACAACTTAAATTTTAAGATTAACGCAGGTGAATCACTGGCCATCATGGGTAAAACCGGAAGCGGAAAGTCTACTATTGCTCTCCTGCTCTGCCGATTGATTGATCCCACGGAAGGAGAAATTCTTATTGATGGGAAAAATCTTAAAGAGCACAATCTGGACAATTACAGAAAATTCCTTGGTTATATTCCTCAGGAAAGCTATTTATTCTCAGATTCTATTGAAAATAATATTGGCTTTGCCATCGATAACCCTTCTCATGAGAAAGTAGTGGAATATGCAAAAATTGCTGATGTAGATAAAAATATTATTGAATTTAAAGAGCAGTATAAAACACTTGTAGGTGAACGCGGAGTGATGCTTTCGGGAGGTCAGAAACAGAGAATCTGCATCGCCAGAGCCCTGATCAAAGACCCTAATATCATCATTTTTGACGACTCTTTATCTGCTTTGGACACCAAAACGGAACAGAATATTCTTGAAAATATTGACAAAAAAATTCGTAACGCTACTTCCATAATTATCACACACAGAGAGTCTAGCGCTCAAAAAGCAGACAAAATCCTCAACCTTACCGAAATTGCCAATTCTGTAACCGCATAGCCGTTTCATTCCCAATTGTTAAATAAATCATAAAAAAAATTTTGTGATTAAAAGAATTCTTTTATATTTGTTCTTAACAAGATTAAAAAATATCTAACAATGAGTGAATACAAGGAACGCCATGAAAATGAAATTTTCACTAAGGTGTTAAAAGCAGGGAGAAGAACTTATTTCTTTGATGTGCGCGAGACGAAAGCAGGAGATTATTATCTTACGATTACCGAAAGCAAAAAGAATTTCGGGGAGAATGGGGAAGCTACATTCGAGAAGCACAAAATTTATCTTTACAAAGAAGATTTTAAAAGTTTTCAGGAGATGTTTAATGAGTCCACAGATTTCATCATTAACGAAAAGGGTGAGGATGTAATTTCAGAAAAACATGACAAAGACTTCAAAAGCAGAACCTACACAATTGATTCTGACGACGAAGTTTAAAAAAAGAATATCTAAAAACACAAGCATCTGAAAAAGGTGCTTTTTTTTGTATCTGAAAATGTGCAGATCAAAGTACAAAACGAGATCAGGTTGTAAAAACTTACTTTGCCTTGATAAATACCTCTAATGGACATTATAACAAAAGGTACACCCTTGAAAGTGTACCTTTTTAGTTTTATAAAAGCTTTACAATTGATCTTCTATACAAATTCTCTTTTGATCTGGGAAAGTATAGTCGGATCCTGTATTTCATTGTCTTTGGCCAGCAATAAAACTTTAGACAGAGCTTCCGCAGATTTTGGATCATCATCGGCAAAAGGCAAGAATAATCTTCCTCTGTGCTGTGAATGAACGGGAAGTATGGACAGATAATTGCCCGGAACCTGATGCACAACTGCACTGCCCAGGTGAACACTGTATTCCGCCATTTTTCCTTTAACCAATACGTGTGAGCCTTCAATTCTTACATTATCCAGCTTGAAAAGTTTTGCTGTTTCCTTCATCAATACCGCCCTCATTTCAATGGAAGAATGGCTCGCCTCCGGATCTACATTTCCAACGTGGGCAACCGATACCACCAGATCCACATCACGCATGACCTCAGAGAACAGCCTCGGGTTAATCTCTTCAAAAGGAATATTCTTATACGTTTTCAATGAATGGAATTCTATGGTTTCCAGGGTCGGGCTCTCTATATCGGCAGGTGAAAACCAATCAGCCATCGCATACAATTTCACCTGAAAGCCTTCTTTATGGTAGACTTTCTGTAATCCTTCTTCGTGGTCTACTTTCCATCCTCTTGTTTTCAGAAGGGCTAAAGTATGTTTCGGCTGGATCTGATGCCCTGCATAACGGCGTGATATAGATTTTTCCTTCAGTTCATCAGGAGTCGGCACGTACAATTCCCTGAAAATCTGTTTGAACGGCTGGATCAGCTTTTCTGTAAAGCAGTAATGCTGATAGTCACTCCACACAGAATTATGATGCAGATCCACACAATGAGCAATACGCAGAGTATTATCTTCGCTTAATTTCTGAATTTCTCCATGGGTATTCACCAGATTTCCGTTATGGAAGAACCCTATTTTCCCGTCATTGGAAATAAACACCAGCTTTTCCAGATGTTTTACAATAACCGGATGTTCAAATAAATTTTGAATTTCAGCAAAAAGGAATTCATCCCCCCTGATCATTGCCTCTTCCAAACCTTTCCGGGAACGGGTCCACTGCTCACGCATAATCTTCCTATAACTACCCAGCTCCAGAATAGCTTTATCTTTTTTAATTTTCGGCGGAATTGATTTCAGCTGTTTATCATCCCGGAACACGACAAGCTCGGCTTTCCCGTCAGTTTCTATGATTAAACCTACCGTTACACCATCTATTGTTACTTGTGTTTCTTTTGACAGCAGGTTTTGGATCTGTTTGGTTTCCATTGCCCAGGTCAGCCGGATTGGATCAGGATAGCCTGCATTTCTGGCTAAGTTTTCTAAAGCAACTCTTACCGCCAATGCTTCACTGGCCTGCTTCATAGAGCCAAATTCACGGCTTTCTTTTTTGAACTGCTGTATATATTCGTACCGGTTCAGTACATCTTTCTCCGGGTTGGTTTTACTTAACGGAACAAGTCCATAGACACGGAGAAAATCCTGATCCCGTTTATCTTTTACTTTAGCCGTTACTTCTTTTATTTTCAGACTTCCGGTAAGAGTGTCAGAATAAAGCCTTGCGCGGCGGTGTCCGTTTCCGTCAGAAATATATTTGGCGGATTCGTAAAGCATTTCCCAGCGGGTTTTCCCCAATTCTTTATATGCCTGAGTAAACCAATCTTTATCTACTGCCCCGTCTTTAAATTCCTGAATATCCACAGATGAATATTTTGCAGCCTCACTTTCCAGCTCTGAATTCTGTTCCTGATAAGCCCCGGTTTTAGTATGGGCATGCATCCACCAAATCGCTGAATCCAGACCTTTCCAGCCTAAATAACTACTGATTAACTTCTGCCATTGCGGAGCATACACAGCAGCCTGTATCAGGCGTAATTCTGTAATATTCTCCTTTTTCACCATTTCGTTGAATGATTTCTGGGTATCTGTCTCCAGAGGATAGCACTGAGATAACAGATAAGAAAAGAGCTTCTGCTTGGTCATGCTTTCATTGCCATAGCTGTATATATAATTGGCATACAACCCGGATTTACCCAAGCCTTTCAGGATCTGCACAAATCTGTCTGCCCCGTAAATTGCCCGGAATTCCTGTACAAAGTGGGAAACAGCAGTATTGGCATCACCACGGATAAGTTCTACGTCCAGGAATTTGTTCTGTATTTCTTTGATCATCGGTTTCAGGAAAGGGAAAATTTCCAGCAGCTTCTCGCTGTTCTTATAGAATTTAACAGTCGTAAGGTTTCTTATGACGGAATCTCCCGTGAAAATTCCTTCGTACAGTTCATCTTTGGTAATGATCTTCAGTTCGTACGCTTTACAGAATAAATAAAAATCCGGAACAGTATGTTTTACATTTTCCGGCAGTCCGTTAAACTGCATCCAACGGAATAAGTTCCATAACTTGGTTAATTGCTCATCTGTAATTTTCTGGTACGGAACTGCATCTAAGAACAGATTAAAAAATCCCGTCTGCTGCCAGCCGTTTCCGTCATACCTATAATAATAATCGTTTTCTTTTGCTTTATGATTGATAATTTCCTCCGGAAGATTGGCAAACAAAGTACTGCAGATATCCAGTAAGAAATCTGTTCTTTCTTCAAATACAAATTTATACCGCAGGGAATCCAGAATGTACTTAATAGGATTATCCCAGAAATAGCCTCCTTTTTTAGGATTCGGAAGGACATCCTTACAATAGAACACATAGTTTTCAAGAAAATCTCTGAACTTTTTACGGTCGCAGCTTTCCGCAAAGGTCATCAGGAAAAGATCTCTTGGCTCAAGCCCCGAATCTTTATACCATTGCTCCCAAACTTCATGCAAAGGATAATTCTCAGCAAGCTGTGCACCTGTAAAGCCTTCGGTGTTTCTTTTCATTTGTGTGAAACTATTTCCCAACAACTGCTTTTGCATTGATCCATCCCAGTTTTCAAATTCGTATTCGTGGTCTTTATGTTTCTGGAACAGGTCATTCAGTTTTTTCAGTTCTGCCTTTATCTGACTTAATGGCTGTGTGAAACCGTATTTTTCTTTTTTAACAGCCTGTGCATATACTGAATCCGTCTTCACTTCCGGTAGCTCAAATTTAGAAATAACCTTAGGATCATAGAATCCAAAGCCATTTTCAGGAGAAAGCTGTTCTTTATCCCCGGAAGGATTAAGCTGGTCAAGAAGATTCTGTTCCCTCTCAGAGATCTTTGTTTTTTCTGAATATTGTTTTGTCCATTCCGTGATTCGGGCCGGCACTCTTCTGTTTTTTTGAAGCTGAAGCATGAGATCGAGGGAAGCTGTTCTCTGCTCTACATCTCCTTTGGTCATTAGTTCTTCCACAAACGGAACAACCGCTTCATCTTCCTGCTGGATAACCAGTTCAATCAGTTTCTTACGGAGTGTTCCGCCTTTTCTTTTGAACATATCGAAGAAAGTCATTACCTCCTCTTTATTCAGAGGATTCTGAAGGAGCACATTAATTCCTGAAGCAATCAAAGATTCTCCCCTGTCCTTTATAATTCTGAAAGCAAATTCTTTCTGAAAAGGAGTAACAGCATTTTTCTTTTTCCCCATTCCGTAAGAGAATGAATAGCAGTAAAAGTCTCCTAAAAGTGCTCTCGTTAACTGTTCACGTAATGAAAGTTCAAACTGATCGAAATAAGAAAGTACCAGATCCAGCTTTGCTTTATCTTCTCCCACCAGGTAGAACATTGAAGAATAGAAATTACTCTTATTAAAAGCAGCATTAAGCCACGAGAATATTTTTCCCTCGAATTTCTTTTCTTTTATGTCTATCTTTTGGGTTAATTCATGAAGCTTCTCAAAGAAATCCGGGTAATCTGCATTATTGATATAGAATTTTGAAACTGTATTCACACTTAACAATGAAGATAAGGGATACCCAACAAATGCCAGAACCTGCAGATCGTCTTCCTGTATTGCTTTATAGAATAACGGCATCTGAATATAAGGATCTCCGGTTTCCACAGCAAATTTTACAGCCAGACATTTTTTTTCCGTATTTCCTTTATCAAAGAGCTGGTGCAGATAAGGAACTGTTTTTTCCACATCCCAGACCGCCTGCACCCAAAGTGCCATATAGACTTCGTTATTGTTTTTACTTTTTATGGCATTAGGAATCTCTTCCGGATTATTGAAATAGGTATCTGCTAATGAAACAATGTTTTTTACTACTGATTCTTTTTCTGCATCCCATCCCAAACCGGTCCAGGTATCAATAGCCCGTACAACAGAAGAAAAACGGGTAAGTTTATGCTCAAGAATTACATGAACCATGTACTGAAGGGCTCCGATACTGGTTTCATCCAGAGCTTCGAGTATAGTTTGGCGAAGACCTTCCTGTCTCTGGGCTGCCAGCAGCAACTTTTCAACTAATTCCCAGCAGTGCTTCTGCTCACTGTTTAGTAAAGCCTTAATGATATTTCTGGATACTTTTCCTTCTGTATGCTTATTGAAAATGATATCCTCAATCAGTTGGTAAACAGCTTTATTCCCTGTGTCGATGGCTGCCGACCATATATAAAACTGATATGAATTATGAGTTACCGCCTGATCATTGATGATCTGTTCTTCCAGTGAAAGATCATAATGCTGATTACCACTGCTGTAATTATAGATCATCGGAAACTTTATCAGCTCTCTCAACAGGTTAACCTGGTTAAGCAATAAATACTTCTCATTATTCGGGGCCCGGAATGAACGGCGATAATATCCCGTCTGGTACATTTTATAAGCCATTTTATTCCAGACATATTTCACCAGATCAGCATGAGCTCCAAAATAATAGACCAGTAATTCATAGTACTCTTTATCCTCCCAAATATCAGATTTGATGTACTGTTTAAGCTTTTCTGTCTCTTTAGAGCCTACAGTAAGTTCCTGATAATAATCTGTTTTTCCCTTCAGCAATAGCGCCATCTCTGCTACATGTCTTTTAAGAATAGGCTTATCCGGAAAGACACGAGAAGAAATATTTCCCTCTGCCAGTGCTTTAAGATCTTTTTTTACTTTTTCATAATAATTGCTGACGAGGGTCTTTGATTTTAGTTTTTCTGTAATTTCCATTTATATTGTTACTTAGTGTGATTATTTTACCAATAGCTTCCTGCCAGAAAGGTGAGCCTGATGAAAGTGAAGGTATATTCCTGACTCAGATCAATGGTCTGGGCTAGGTTTTCAAGCTGTTCATCATTATAAAATACAGCAAACAATCCGTCTTCAAAAGCCTGAATGGCGTTTTCCTGAGCTTTTGCCAGATCTGCTTTCTTTTGATTGTAAATGCTTCCGAACCCTACTTTTCCAGTATCGGTAAGGATATTCAGATAATTGTCTACAGGGATTTTAGCATCATCTTCGTCTTCCAATTCAAATGATTTTGTATTAAATGCTTCAACTTGCTGTTGAACAATACGCTTTAATAGCTCTTCCAGGGTAATACTGTTTTCTGAATATCCTATTTCAAGCTTCTGTTCTGCAAGAACGGGATGTTTCTTTCCTAATTGTTTTACAGTGACCTTTATTTCCATATTTGAAGTTAGTGTGGACTAAATATAGGGAAATTTTCAGCCTCCATGTGTTATATTCACCTTTTTACCGCTTATCAAACTCCAGCTTTACATTAAAAAAAAATCTATACATCCCATTTATTTTTAAGGAAATAAAAATGAAAAAGCGATATTATTTAGTGTTTTTGATTGTTTTCAATAATTTCCGATGATCTATACAATATAAAAATGGATAAATAAATTTGAAAATCAGATAATTATCAACAATTTCCCTTAAGACTTACTCTTCGTTTATGCTTCTTCCTCGTAATAAATTGGAATATATACTGATCTTTTATCGATTTTGGCTGAAAAAAAATTCTACTTAAATGTTTTAATAAAACACATTATGATACTATATTTTACATTTTATATTGTATTTTTTATAATTTCTTTTAATTCTATTTAATTTTTATTGAAAATCATTTAATTTAAAGAGTTTCTGTAAATTTGGAAATTGTCTTTTGGATATTTAAGATGTTGTAAGAGCTATGATTTAATTCAGAGATTGATAAAAAACCAACTTAAAATATATAAATATGATTAACCGTAAATTCTTTTTTCCGGTATTATTAATTCTGGCCATACTTGTGCCTTCTTTTGCTAATCTATCAGCTCACGGATATGTGGTAAGCCCCGCTTCACGGGGATACCAGGGAAGTCTGGATAAAGCCACAATAGGTTATGGTGCAGCATTGGCGTTGTATGGAACAGTTATTAATGAACCTGGATCCTTAGAAGCTCTTAAAGGCTTTCCTGCACTTGGACCTGCAGATGGGAAAATTGCTTCAGCAAATGGAAGTATAGGAGGAAACACTCTGCTGGACATTCAAACTGCTGACCGTTGGAAGAAAACAAATATTACAGCCGGTGTGAATACTTTTATCTGGAAATATCTTGCTTATCACGCAACAGCGAAATGGCATTATTATATGACCAAACCCGGGTGGAATCCAAATAAACCTCTTACCCGCCAGGATCTTGAACTTATAGGAGAGGTATCACATAATGGTACACCACCACAAGACAATATTCCTCACCATATTACAGTTCCGGCTAACCGTACAGGGTATCATGTTATCTTAGCAGTATGGGATGTTGCAGATACCGAAAATGCATTTTATAATGTAATTGATGTAAATGTAACGTCTGGAACAGGAATTTCCATACCACCGGCAGTACCAACGGGTCTTGCTCAAGTGGGAGTAACAAGTTCTTCAGCTAAAATCAGCTGGACACAACAGGCAGATGCTGTGTCCTATACTGTTTTCCGAAACGGCCAAAGTTTGCAGCAAGTGAGTGTGGCACAATTCGAAGACCAGGGATTGTCTGCCAATACGGTTTATACTTATGAAGTACAGGCAAAAGGTTCTAACGGATTGATATCAGGAAAAAGTACTCCGCTTACTGTAAAAACAAATAGTGAAGGAATTCCGGAAAAGCCTGTAGCGCCAACAAACCTTCATTCAATGGGAGTAACAGAAAACTCCGTTTCAATAATGTGGACCGCTTCAAGCCACACCCAAGGAATCAAAAACTATCAGATCTTTGAGAATAATATTAAAATTGGAGAAACTGTACAAACCCATTTTTTACGTTCAGGTTTATCCCAAAATACAGAATATCGTTATACTGTGAGAGCTGTTTCCATGAATGAACAGCTATCTGAATTCAGTAATGAATTAAAAATCAGAACCAAGACAGCATCCCCGGGTGGAGGGCAGATATATTGTGGGGCAGAGCAGTATAAATCTGCCAATGCATATGCTACAGCCGGGACAAAAGTCTTCTATTCCTGCAGAATCTGGAAAAACAAATGGTATGCGAATCCAGGTGAGCTTCCGGGAACAGATATGGTTTGGGAAGAAGTGAACATATGCAGCGAAGGACCAAACTGCATGTCTAATCCTCCTGTTACCTATTGCGGATCTCAGGAATATAATTCGATAAAGGTTTATCCAGCAGCCGGAACAAGAGTGTTCTATGCATGTAAGATATGGGAAAACAAATGGTATGCGAATCCTGGGGAAGCTCCGGGAGCAAATCCTGTATGGAAAGTAATAAGTGATTGCAATGAAGGCCCGGCCTGCTCAACAGGAGTTACAAATAGAGAAAGTGCTCTTTCGGTAATAGTATCTGACAATATGATCAACTTTGTACCGGAAAGCCAGTACGGGAAAATAAACCGGGTGAGCGTAATTAACTCTGGTGGAATTGAGATGATATCTGCTTCTTCCCCTGCAAAAAACAGCATTAACATCAGCCATCTTCAACCCGGAATCTATTTTGTGAAAATTCATTATAAAGATGGAAACAGGATCACTAAAACCATCAGAAAATAATAGATAAAAATATAGAAATATAAATGGAGGCTATCTCACTTTTGAGACAGCCTCTTTTATTTTTTATCGCTATTCCTTCCTAGTCCAAAAGAGAGAAATTACTATTTGGAAGTCCAGTCAGAATAATCCGGGGCATTAAATAGCCAGATATGACAAAGAAAATATCAACTCCTGTAAAGCCTACTTTAAAAAAAGAAAATTTAAAATGATATAGCAATACGCAACTACAGATATTGCCCGGAGAAAGGAAATATCATTTCTGAATTTCATGAATCAATTTTAAAGGAGATATTGACGAATCATCAAATATTCTCAATTCAACAAAATTGGTAAGAAAGCTTTTAAAAGTAATTTACAAATCGTAAGGTTGTACGAAATAATAATCTTCTTTTTATGAATTGAAGTTGTATAAAAATAAAAAAGTACACTATAAAAGTGTACTTTTCTTGGGTGAATGATGGGTCTCGAACCCACGACCTTCGGAACCACAATCCGACGCTCTAACCAACTGAGCTACAATCACCGTTTTGTGAGTGCAAATATAGGAAAGATTTTTTAATTACAAAACAATTCCATCAAAATTTTTCAAAGCAATTAACTTTTCTGTTGTAAAGCCCTCAGCATAAGCAACTCCCGATAATCGACCTAAATCCTGAGCACGGTAGGTCAGGCTCTCAAAAAAGTCTTTTGTGGCAATCGGAGTGACGGGTTCTTTAGAAGCCGGGTCATAAAACTGAGTTTTGAAAGCCATGCAGGCCTCAATTTTTTTATCCAGATGCTCAGAGATGTCAATAACGAATTCAGGTTTGATATCTTTCCACTGAATATAATGGAAAATATGCTTTGGTCTCCAAACTTCCTGATTTTCTCCATCCAGAACTGTTTCAATTTTTCTCAGTCCGGACAAAAAGCACGCATCCGACACTAATTTCGCTCCTTTTGCATGGTCCGGATGTCTGTCATCAATAGCATTGGCTAAGACGATTTCCGGCCTATATCTGCGGATCATTTTTACAATCCTCATCTGATATTCTTCGGAGTTCATTAAAAAGCCGTCTTTCATTCCAAGATTCTCTCTTGCTGAAACCCCCAATATTTTTGCAGCCTCTGTGGCTTCTTCTTTTCTTGTTTCATCGGTTCCTCTTGTTCCGAGCTCTCCTTTGGTAAGATCTACAATAACGCAGGTCTTCCCTTCCGAAATCATTTTGGCTATCGTTCCGCCACATCCCAGCTCTACATCGTCAGGATGTGCTCCAAAAGCAAGTATATCTGTTTTCATAGTATAAAGATAAGCTTTAAAATAAAAACTTCCCAAACATTACGAATGGGAAGTTTTAATATCTATAATTTAAATTATTTATTGATCTCTGCGTTTAATTTTACAGCATCCTGATAACTTGGATCAAGCTGTAAGGATTTAGCAACATAATCTTTAGCTTTTGCAGCATCAGAGTCTTTTACCATATAAGCTACAGCAAAGTAAGCATAAGCAAGAGTTTGCTTATTAGCATCTCTATCAGCTGGTTTTACTGTACTGATGAATTTTTCATAAGCAAGTTTTGCTGCATCATTATTTCCTGCCTGCTGGTAAGAGTATCCCTGACTGTAATAAGCCGGAGCCCAGTCCGGAAGAAGGGCAATCATTTTCTGCCATGTAAGAACAGCACCATTCCAGTTTTTAGCGTCCTGATAAGCAGTTGCTAACTTGAATAATGAATCTGAATCCTGTGAATTTTCAGCTACTTTTTTCTTAAGTGCTTCAATTTCTGGAGTAGTAGGACCTTTATCAGCTTCTGCCTGAGAAGCTCCACCCCCTGCAATATTCGCTAATTCTACATCCCATTTCATTGTTTCATCTTTTGCAGCTTTAGCAATAGCAATTTTCTGCTGTGCTTCGTTCGTTAAAGCTGTTTTCTTAGCCGCATCCGTTTCTGTCTTAGCTAAACCTGCTGCGATAAGTCCCTGAAGCCCCTGGTCTGCAGGCTGGATTCTTGTTTTCTCTGCCTGAGAAACAAAAGTATCCATATTTTGTTTTGCTTCTGCGTAGTTTCCATCAGCATAAGACTGATATGCTCTCAACTTAAATTTGATTGGATCTTCAATTTTATCAAAGATTTTATCTAATACAGTTTTAGAGTTTGCATAATCTTCGTTAGTGAAATATAATTTAGAAATTTCTAATTGTGTATATGGATCTTCGTCAGCATATTTTGTATAGTTGATAAGGTCCTGAGTAGCTTTTGCGTTCTGCTGGTATCTGATGTCATAAGATGCCAGAGCTTTGTAGGCAGGTGCGTAAGTAGCATCTACACCAATAGCTTTATCAATACTCTGTTTAGCCTGCTGCCATTGTTGTGCAGCCATCCATAAAGTCGCCATTCTTGTATATACAGACGCTTTATTTTTAGCTAAAGGAAGTGCTTTGTCGTAAGCAGACATTGCTTCTCCCGGGTTTCTCTTCAACCTATAAGCATCCCCCAGTGTATAGTAGAAATGAGCAGGAACTCCTTTCTTTTCAGCTTTCTCAATTGCTTTTGTAAGATATTGGATTGCTGCATCCGGAGCACTGTTTTTTTCAAATAAAGTCAATGCTTCAGCAGCTCTGAACAATACTTCAGGATCTTTTTCTCTAGAATCAGTTACAATTTTCTGAATTTCAGTGATGGCGCTTTTATCACCTTTACCTAATTTTACAGTAGCCAGACCGATTTTGTTTAAAAAGCTCTTACCATCTGC
This region of Chryseobacterium vaccae genomic DNA includes:
- a CDS encoding tetratricopeptide repeat protein yields the protein MKDIMIMNVKKIAFGAAVVFFAGFASAQTLQDGINSIDSDKFAQAKTNFTNMIAKEPSAENYFYLGNTYLKQGEPDYAKAIESFNKGLAADGKSFLNKIGLATVKLGKGDKSAITEIQKIVTDSREKDPEVLFRAAEALTLFEKNSAPDAAIQYLTKAIEKAEKKGVPAHFYYTLGDAYRLKRNPGEAMSAYDKALPLAKNKASVYTRMATLWMAAQQWQQAKQSIDKAIGVDATYAPAYKALASYDIRYQQNAKATQDLINYTKYADEDPYTQLEISKLYFTNEDYANSKTVLDKIFDKIEDPIKFKLRAYQSYADGNYAEAKQNMDTFVSQAEKTRIQPADQGLQGLIAAGLAKTETDAAKKTALTNEAQQKIAIAKAAKDETMKWDVELANIAGGGASQAEADKGPTTPEIEALKKKVAENSQDSDSLFKLATAYQDAKNWNGAVLTWQKMIALLPDWAPAYYSQGYSYQQAGNNDAAKLAYEKFISTVKPADRDANKQTLAYAYFAVAYMVKDSDAAKAKDYVAKSLQLDPSYQDAVKLNAEINK